A single window of bacterium DNA harbors:
- a CDS encoding hydrogenase iron-sulfur subunit — MTGLGHTQRIVAFLCNWUAYSAADLSGVTRQSYAPEIRIIRLMCTGRVDLAFVLRAFRGGADGVIIGGCRPGECHYETEGNFDALGNMHLCKNLMRQIGVYPGRLRLEWISAAEGSRFAEIMSDFAAQLRELGPLGQGEGIDAPDLKLKLDALSRLIPYVKLVEREKLRVPVRSEEVYRALYGSDATDRLLHDLIADKLAVSQILMLLEERPLSTREISERLGLNPSDVSRHMNDSSRRSLVRYDLDQKRYALAGETRQAAD, encoded by the coding sequence ATGACAGGACTCGGGCACACGCAGAGGATCGTCGCATTCCTTTGCAACTGGTGAGCATACTCCGCTGCGGATCTGTCTGGCGTGACCAGACAAAGCTATGCACCGGAGATTCGGATCATCCGCCTGATGTGCACGGGTCGGGTGGACCTGGCCTTCGTGCTCCGCGCGTTCCGGGGCGGAGCCGATGGGGTGATCATCGGCGGCTGCCGGCCGGGCGAATGCCACTACGAGACCGAAGGAAACTTCGACGCACTGGGCAACATGCACCTGTGCAAGAATCTCATGCGGCAGATCGGGGTGTACCCCGGCCGGCTGCGGCTGGAGTGGATCTCCGCCGCTGAGGGGAGCCGTTTCGCCGAGATCATGAGCGACTTCGCCGCGCAGCTGCGGGAGCTCGGACCGCTCGGCCAGGGAGAGGGGATCGACGCCCCCGACCTGAAGCTGAAGCTCGATGCCCTGAGCCGCCTGATCCCCTACGTGAAGCTGGTGGAACGGGAGAAGCTGCGTGTTCCGGTGAGGTCGGAGGAGGTGTACCGGGCGCTCTACGGGAGTGACGCGACGGATCGGCTGCTGCACGACCTGATCGCCGACAAGCTCGCCGTCAGCCAGATCCTGATGCTGCTGGAGGAGAGACCTCTCTCCACCCGGGAGATCTCCGAGCGGCTGGGCCTGAATCCGTCCGACGTCTCCAGACACATGAACGACTCCTCGCGGCGGAGCCTGGTCCGGTACGACCTCGACCAGAAGCGTTACGCCCTCGCAGGAGAAACAAGGCAGGCAGCGGATTGA
- a CDS encoding NAD(P)H-dependent oxidoreductase subunit E encodes MDRDRVDQIIDGHQSEASSLIQVLLDIQGEIHWLPREALERISERLEVPLSTVQHITTFYKAFSLVPKGRHQVHICLGTACHVRGAPRVLDAVQDLTGLEPGETDMDLKFSLETVNCLGCCALGPVIEIDGKTHGNVSTAKTADVLKSYE; translated from the coding sequence ATGGATCGCGATCGCGTCGATCAGATCATCGATGGACACCAGAGCGAAGCCAGCTCGCTGATCCAGGTGCTGCTTGATATCCAGGGCGAGATACACTGGCTGCCCAGGGAAGCCCTGGAGCGGATCAGCGAACGGCTGGAGGTCCCGCTTTCGACGGTGCAGCACATCACCACCTTCTACAAGGCGTTCAGCCTGGTCCCGAAGGGCCGTCACCAGGTCCACATCTGCCTGGGCACCGCCTGTCACGTCCGGGGCGCGCCGCGGGTCCTGGACGCGGTGCAGGATCTGACCGGCCTCGAGCCCGGCGAGACGGACATGGACCTGAAGTTCAGCCTGGAGACCGTCAACTGCCTCGGCTGCTGCGCACTGGGACCGGTGATCGAGATCGACGGCAAGACCCACGGCAACGTGTCGACCGCGAAAACGGCAGACGTGCTGAAGAGCTACGAGTAG
- a CDS encoding SLBB domain-containing protein, with protein sequence MARFSTPFRTKQELADYRQALADRRPPDRPCVSICAGAGCLASGASEVIAAFETELAAQGLQEGLGTDVDTRGAGCPGFCERGPVVVLHPEGICYLQVKPEDVPEIVSRSIKGKEVVERLLYEDPATGERAVHEADIPFYKLQERTLLSSNILIDSRSIDDYLAIGGYAALVRALFEMGPEAVLEEIKKSNLRGRGGAGFPAGRKWEGSRNAPDKPKYVLVNADEGDPGAFMDRALLEGNPHSVLEGLMIGGFTIGADEGYIYVRQEYPLAVKNVRHAIAQAEACGLLGEDILGSGFDFTIKVHKGAGAFVCGESTALMTALEGRVGEPRPKYVRSNVKGLWGKPTVLNNVETWANVPLIVERGSDWFTRIGTEGSKGTKIFSLVGKIRNTGLVEVPMGMPLRDIIYEIGGGIPGGKRFKAVQTGGPSGGCLPEEMLHLEVGFDELTGAGSMMGSGGMIVMDEDNCMVDVARYFINFLTEESCGKCLPCREGLRQMHRILTNICEGRGRDGDIETLEELSEVLTEASLCGLGQSAANPFLSTLRYFRAEYEAHIEQKRCPALSCKGLVSYWIDPDKCTACMLCLKQCPSQGIEGGKKRIHVIDQAKCDACGVCFEVCPDKFDAVRKISGGPVPGPLPMEERTLRTSGKGAVQ encoded by the coding sequence ATGGCGCGATTCAGTACACCATTCCGGACAAAACAGGAACTCGCCGACTACCGGCAGGCTCTGGCCGACCGGAGGCCCCCCGACCGGCCCTGCGTCTCCATCTGCGCCGGGGCGGGTTGCCTGGCTTCGGGCGCGAGCGAGGTCATCGCCGCCTTCGAGACCGAGCTCGCGGCGCAAGGTCTTCAGGAAGGTCTCGGGACGGACGTCGATACCAGGGGCGCCGGCTGCCCGGGATTCTGCGAGCGGGGCCCCGTGGTGGTCCTCCATCCCGAGGGGATCTGCTACCTCCAGGTCAAACCCGAAGACGTCCCGGAGATCGTCTCGCGGAGCATCAAGGGCAAGGAGGTGGTCGAGCGTCTGCTCTACGAGGATCCGGCCACGGGCGAACGGGCGGTCCACGAGGCCGACATCCCGTTCTACAAGCTCCAGGAACGGACCCTGCTCTCCAGCAACATCCTGATCGACTCGCGCAGCATCGACGACTACCTGGCCATCGGCGGATACGCGGCGCTGGTCAGGGCCCTGTTCGAGATGGGCCCCGAGGCGGTGCTGGAGGAGATCAAGAAGTCCAACCTCCGGGGCCGGGGCGGGGCCGGCTTCCCCGCGGGTCGCAAGTGGGAGGGCTCCCGCAACGCCCCCGACAAACCAAAGTACGTGCTCGTCAACGCCGACGAGGGGGACCCCGGGGCGTTCATGGACCGGGCGCTGCTGGAGGGGAACCCCCACTCCGTTCTCGAGGGACTGATGATCGGCGGCTTCACCATCGGCGCCGACGAGGGCTACATCTACGTCCGGCAGGAGTACCCCCTCGCGGTGAAGAACGTACGCCACGCGATCGCGCAGGCCGAGGCGTGCGGCCTGCTGGGCGAGGACATCCTCGGCTCCGGCTTCGACTTCACGATCAAGGTGCACAAGGGGGCCGGCGCCTTCGTCTGCGGCGAGTCCACGGCGCTGATGACGGCACTGGAGGGCCGGGTCGGCGAGCCCCGGCCGAAGTACGTCCGCTCCAACGTCAAGGGGCTCTGGGGCAAACCCACCGTGCTGAACAACGTCGAGACCTGGGCCAACGTGCCACTGATCGTAGAAAGGGGTTCCGACTGGTTCACGCGGATCGGCACAGAGGGAAGCAAGGGCACGAAGATCTTCTCCCTGGTCGGCAAGATCAGGAACACCGGCCTGGTGGAAGTGCCCATGGGCATGCCGCTGCGGGACATCATCTACGAGATCGGCGGCGGCATCCCGGGCGGGAAGAGGTTCAAGGCCGTGCAGACGGGCGGGCCTTCCGGCGGCTGCCTCCCCGAGGAGATGCTGCATCTCGAGGTCGGCTTCGACGAGCTGACCGGCGCCGGCTCCATGATGGGATCCGGCGGCATGATCGTCATGGACGAGGACAACTGCATGGTGGACGTCGCCAGGTATTTCATCAACTTCCTGACGGAGGAGTCCTGCGGCAAGTGCCTTCCCTGCCGCGAGGGTCTGCGGCAGATGCACAGGATCCTGACGAACATCTGCGAAGGAAGAGGCCGCGACGGCGACATCGAGACCCTCGAGGAGCTGTCCGAGGTTCTCACCGAGGCTTCGCTCTGCGGCCTCGGACAGAGCGCCGCCAACCCGTTCCTGAGCACGTTGCGCTACTTCCGCGCGGAATACGAGGCGCACATCGAGCAGAAGCGGTGCCCGGCTCTGTCCTGCAAGGGGCTGGTCTCGTACTGGATCGACCCGGACAAATGCACGGCGTGCATGCTCTGCCTGAAGCAGTGCCCCTCGCAGGGAATCGAGGGCGGCAAGAAGCGGATCCATGTGATCGACCAGGCGAAGTGCGACGCTTGCGGCGTGTGCTTCGAGGTCTGCCCCGACAAGTTCGACGCGGTGAGGAAGATCTCGGGCGGGCCCGTCCCGGGTCCCCTGCCGATGGAGGAGCGGACGCTCCGGACGAGCGGGAAGGGGGCAGTGCAATGA
- a CDS encoding (2Fe-2S)-binding protein yields the protein MSDIRLQIDGREVRASESMTLLEAAREAGIPIPTLCLHDALEPFGGCRLCIVEVEVRGWSRLVVSCVYPVAADLIVTTRNEKIDRIRKTLLELLLAHAPHAPALQEMAAEYGADRGRFEQEASFCIHCGLCVRYCAEVKKKHAVGFIDRGIRKEISFLPEIAAKECSSCKECFPLCPTSYLQAAFVLVEALTSRR from the coding sequence ATGAGCGACATCCGCCTGCAGATCGACGGCCGGGAAGTCCGCGCAAGCGAAAGCATGACCTTGCTGGAGGCGGCCCGCGAGGCGGGGATCCCGATCCCGACCCTCTGCCTTCACGACGCCCTGGAGCCCTTCGGAGGATGCCGGCTGTGCATCGTCGAGGTGGAAGTGCGCGGATGGAGCCGGCTCGTCGTGTCCTGCGTGTATCCGGTGGCCGCCGACCTGATCGTCACGACGCGCAACGAAAAGATCGACCGGATCCGCAAGACCCTCCTGGAGCTGCTGCTGGCCCACGCCCCCCATGCTCCTGCCCTGCAGGAGATGGCCGCGGAGTACGGAGCGGACCGGGGCCGGTTCGAGCAGGAGGCCTCCTTCTGCATCCACTGCGGGCTGTGCGTCCGCTACTGCGCCGAGGTGAAGAAGAAGCACGCCGTGGGGTTCATCGACCGCGGCATCCGGAAAGAGATCAGCTTCCTGCCGGAGATCGCCGCCAAGGAGTGCAGCAGCTGCAAGGAATGCTTCCCGCTCTGCCCGACGTCGTACCTGCAGGCGGCCTTTGTGCTGGTCGAGGCCCTCACGTCACGCCGATGA
- a CDS encoding arylamine N-acetyltransferase, translated as MAGLRELVRAHVCRVPFENVSKLYCMKHRGLRGLPGLESFLDGIEKFNFGGTCYPNNFYFYQLLANLGYRTTLCGADMSGPDVHLVSMVDLEKRQYLVDVGYAAPLVAPLPRDLAVDHVVGSGRDRYVLKPQDAEGRSRLELYRDGDLKHGYVAKPAPRRIADFRAVIADSYRAEATFMNAILLARFFPDRFLVIHNLTVIESRGTVSDIRKLAGRDELVQIVAERFGIPPRFTSDAVSGLGQLGDAWN; from the coding sequence GTGGCGGGATTGCGCGAACTCGTGCGGGCCCACGTGTGCCGGGTGCCCTTCGAGAACGTGTCCAAGCTGTACTGCATGAAGCATCGGGGTCTTCGGGGATTGCCAGGTCTCGAGTCGTTCCTCGACGGCATCGAGAAGTTCAACTTCGGCGGGACCTGCTACCCCAACAACTTCTACTTCTACCAGCTGCTCGCCAACCTGGGGTATCGGACGACGTTGTGCGGCGCCGACATGTCCGGTCCCGACGTCCATCTGGTCAGCATGGTGGATCTGGAGAAACGACAGTATCTGGTGGATGTCGGTTATGCGGCACCGCTGGTGGCCCCATTGCCCCGTGATCTGGCGGTGGATCATGTCGTCGGATCGGGCCGTGATCGCTATGTGCTCAAACCGCAGGACGCCGAGGGGCGTTCGAGGCTCGAGCTGTACCGGGACGGCGATTTGAAGCACGGCTACGTCGCCAAGCCGGCGCCAAGGAGGATAGCCGACTTCCGGGCGGTCATCGCCGATTCCTATCGGGCCGAGGCGACCTTCATGAACGCGATCCTGCTTGCGCGCTTCTTTCCCGACCGTTTCCTGGTCATTCACAATCTGACCGTCATCGAATCCAGGGGAACCGTGTCGGACATCCGGAAGCTGGCCGGCCGCGACGAACTGGTCCAGATCGTCGCGGAGCGTTTCGGAATTCCGCCGAGGTTCACCAGCGACGCCGTGAGTGGGCTTGGGCAGCTCGGCGACGCCTGGAATTGA
- a CDS encoding DUF898 domain-containing protein has translation MSSDVNVTVRVDGDTAADSYFDGGLLQLIGWSLLGILVTVFTLGICYPWAFCMMFAWEAKHTVINGRRLSFDGTASQLFGNWIKWLLLTIITLGIYSFWLGISLRKWRTKHTRFA, from the coding sequence ATGTCCAGCGACGTCAACGTTACCGTGCGCGTAGACGGCGACACTGCAGCCGATTCATATTTCGACGGCGGCCTCCTGCAGCTGATCGGCTGGTCGCTCCTCGGGATCCTGGTCACGGTTTTCACCCTCGGCATCTGCTATCCCTGGGCATTCTGCATGATGTTCGCCTGGGAAGCCAAGCATACCGTGATCAACGGTCGGCGGCTTTCCTTCGATGGGACCGCGTCGCAGCTCTTCGGGAACTGGATCAAGTGGCTGCTCCTGACGATCATCACCCTCGGGATCTACAGCTTCTGGCTGGGGATCTCTCTCAGGAAATGGCGCACCAAGCACACTCGGTTTGCATAG
- a CDS encoding TM2 domain-containing protein — translation MFCRNCGKELNENALACPGCGVSPLSEKKFCQACGKETLENQVMCTSCGAMLGRGAAAGAGGKNKVTAGILGILLGSLGVHKFYLGYTGAGIIMLLISLVLGLLTVGIATGVMGTIGLIEGILYLTKSDAEFHAAYIIGKKNWF, via the coding sequence ATGTTCTGTCGAAACTGCGGCAAGGAACTGAACGAAAATGCCCTGGCTTGCCCAGGCTGCGGCGTTTCTCCACTCTCGGAGAAGAAGTTCTGCCAGGCGTGTGGCAAGGAGACGCTGGAAAACCAGGTCATGTGCACGAGTTGCGGCGCCATGCTCGGCCGGGGTGCGGCAGCCGGGGCAGGCGGCAAGAACAAGGTCACGGCCGGTATCCTGGGAATCCTGTTGGGATCTCTCGGGGTCCACAAGTTCTATCTCGGATATACCGGAGCGGGAATCATCATGCTGCTGATATCGCTCGTTCTCGGGTTGCTGACCGTGGGCATAGCCACCGGTGTCATGGGCACTATCGGCCTGATAGAAGGGATCCTCTATCTGACCAAGTCGGACGCCGAGTTTCATGCGGCCTACATCATCGGCAAGAAGAACTGGTTCTAG
- a CDS encoding nuclear transport factor 2 family protein, translating into MNAVETEVWDPVEALNRCWTTGSAADLRDYFHETMVAITPADRMPLLGREACVSAWTEYAETTKIISWQTHNPNIRVYGDTAIVTYSYEMRCERAGMSFRPSGRDMIVLVRDAGRWWVIADQFSPYPDGGDL; encoded by the coding sequence ATGAATGCTGTTGAAACCGAGGTGTGGGACCCCGTGGAAGCGCTGAATCGGTGCTGGACCACCGGGAGCGCGGCGGATCTGCGCGACTATTTCCACGAGACGATGGTCGCGATCACGCCAGCGGACCGGATGCCGCTGCTAGGGCGAGAGGCCTGTGTCTCGGCCTGGACGGAGTACGCGGAGACCACCAAGATCATTTCGTGGCAGACCCACAATCCGAACATCCGCGTCTACGGCGACACCGCCATCGTGACGTACTCTTACGAGATGCGGTGTGAGCGAGCTGGAATGAGCTTTCGCCCTTCGGGTCGCGACATGATAGTGTTGGTCAGAGACGCCGGCCGGTGGTGGGTGATCGCGGACCAGTTCTCTCCGTACCCCGACGGAGGGGATCTATAG
- a CDS encoding phosphoribosylanthranilate isomerase, producing MTRIKICCIGSVEEARLAVRLGASALGFVSEMPSGPGVIPEALIAEIVATVPPPIATFLLTSRTDTAEIVAQQKRCRVSTVQLCDRLPPEVHAELREAMPGISLVQVVHVAGDEAVSEAMRVARAVDALLLDSGNRSLPVKELGGTGRTHDWSLSARIVRDSPVPVFLAGGLGAENVGGAIRAVHPFGVDICTGVRTSGALDERKLLRFIEAVGESP from the coding sequence ATGACACGAATCAAGATCTGCTGCATCGGTTCGGTCGAGGAGGCCCGCCTTGCCGTCCGTCTCGGGGCGTCGGCGCTGGGCTTCGTATCCGAGATGCCGAGCGGTCCGGGCGTCATTCCGGAAGCTCTCATTGCGGAGATCGTCGCAACGGTGCCACCGCCGATCGCCACGTTCCTGCTCACCAGCAGGACCGACACCGCGGAGATCGTCGCCCAGCAGAAACGGTGCCGGGTGAGCACCGTGCAGCTCTGCGACCGTCTTCCCCCGGAGGTTCACGCGGAATTGCGCGAAGCCATGCCCGGGATCTCGCTGGTGCAGGTCGTCCATGTCGCCGGCGACGAGGCGGTTTCGGAAGCGATGCGGGTTGCGCGCGCGGTAGACGCGCTTCTGCTCGATTCCGGGAATCGGTCCCTTCCGGTCAAGGAACTCGGCGGTACGGGCCGCACGCATGACTGGTCTCTCAGCGCCAGGATCGTCAGGGACTCGCCTGTCCCGGTATTCCTCGCCGGCGGGCTGGGCGCGGAAAACGTGGGCGGTGCGATTCGTGCGGTTCATCCGTTCGGGGTCGACATATGCACCGGGGTTCGCACTTCGGGTGCACTGGACGAACGGAAACTCCTGCGGTTCATCGAAGCCGTCGGGGAGTCTCCGTGA